AAATATTCTCTAAGTTTTATTAATGCTATTGTTTTTCGAAACTTGCAATTCTTTTCTTTTGCCAATAAGATTTGTTATAACCGTGGTTTCCCCTCCAGTTTGGCTGCACCTACTGATAGTAAACCATTCCGACCTGGAGGTCAGGATTTCTTGGAAGATATTCTTGAATTCATTCGTAACTCTGTCCATCATGTCACAAatgagaagaaatcacctaacATTTTTTGTCTCTGTTGGGATTTCAACTTGATacctcatggttctcaaccCACTTTATACACCATTAagccacacccttgggtgccAATTGGAATTTTCTTGAAAGGGTCAAATAATGAATCAACTAAGAGAGACAATCTGTAGTGATTTGatccaaaaagaaaagaaagaaggcaTTATACTCCAATTTTCACTGGATGTTTTACTTCATACATAACCTGATCAAAGAACATTGTTTGTTCTCTAGTTACATTGATGTGACATGGATAACTGTAGCAGATTCTTAAGAGCTTTCATGCATGAGCATTATTATCGCAGTCATAAGATTTTTGCTTGGCACATTAATATATACCCTTTTGTTTCTGATAATTCTGTGGTTTTCATCAATTTCTGTTGCTTTAAATGATAATCTTTTCCTCCATTTTGTCAATCTTCATCAGAGATCGACAGTCGAAGTTACTGGTCATAAAGCCCATGGAGCAGTTCCTCAGCCTGGTTCCATTGTTTTTGCTAGGGTGAGTTTTCTTGGTTAAGACAATATAGTGACAGTTTTCATGAATATTCTTTGTTAACGTTTTAATTTTACCCGAATTTGATAGCTGTTTATTGAAATGATGACACAATCATCACTCTCTCTAGCAGTGTCTGTAGGGGAACATTGTttcttgtctcaaagattaaatGTATCCAAAAATAGCTACCATATGatatttttcatcttttcctttttaaaattttaacctAGAGGTGTCAGATGTGCGGTGCAAGGCAAAATCTATggcatttttctttttccttctctttGCCATTGGGTGAACTTATGTGCTTTAGCGACTCTCAATTTTTtcgtttttcttttctaaattgcCGAGTACTTCACTaactatcaaaaaaaaataaattgcccAGGACTTACTAGTTGTATCACTTTTTGTCAATCGTAGGTTATCTTGGTTACCTTCGTTTTTGGTTCTTCCAGTGAATGCCATTATAGTGGCTGATTATTAATGTGATACCATAATTCATGCTTTTATCTTctctacctttttttttttgtaattttataatTGTAAAACAACTTCAACCAACTAAGGACATGACCCTACATAGGAAGGTATGAAGGTCAAGGATTAAAGTAGAAGGGTAGTAGGTAGTTGAGTGGTGTCACACTTTATGTGGGAGAGGCAGGGACTAGCTCCTCcctattagtagtagtatttcaTAGTCACGTAGTTTCTTGTTCTTTGATGTGTATTTCTATATGTTTCTTCATTTGCTGGATATCCTGCTATTTGTTGTCATATTTCCTTGCAGCCCTACTTTGTAAATTTTCTCTTTTGAGTCAAGGGTCTATCGGAAATCTCCTCTCTAccccacaaaggtaggggtCTGCGTACATCTcactccccagaccccacttgtgagattacattggttttcttcttcttcttgttgtaTATAATTGTAAAACAGAAAAGAGAAAGAACTGTGAGTACTTCCCATTTTATACTTATTGTAGACTGTAAAAGGTCAGGTTCCCTTTTTGAAATATTATCGTAAAACTGGTAATATATGCTCTTGTTTCAACCAGGCAGAActataatttaaaagaaataaaaaaccTAGGTACTTATCTAGGCTACCTTTCCCTGCTTCAACTCGTTCTTGATTGTGATATAGAGGTGTAGATTCTTTAGCTTAGTTAGAAATAGATCCTTTAAAATTTAATTGGATTTATGTAAGCAGTggacttcttcttttttaatcattatttgaTAGTCATTTCTTTGGCCACAGACTACAGAACTTTTGAGACGAGTTCTCTTTATACTTGGTTTACTTTTTTGACAGGTTACTAAGGTGATGGCTAGAACAGCTTCGGCAGATATAGTGTGTGTTGATTCCAAATCTGTGCGTGAGAAATTCACCGGCATTATTAGGTGAGataatttgattttctttttcagtTGAAAATTACGACTACAGGTTAGAGTGACTCTTGAAGAGTGGCTTCATCAAGGGTTTCTCATTTCTCAAGTATTTTGGACGAAATGGCTGAATAACTCTGTTGGGGCGTAATACAGAGCCTCATTCAACATAGTAGTTGCTCTTGTAATGAAGTACGATACATAAAGAATATAAAATATGCACTAGTGTATAACAGTTTTTAATCAAAGGTTCTGGTGTAAGTTAGTTATATAAGAATTGCAAGATAGGAGTGGTGTTTAAATCACGCCAGGGAACTGATGATAATTGGGCTGAAAATACATAGTATTAAGTATTAACAGGATAATTTTCTGCTTTGAGAGGACGTTGTCTGCCTAACTTGGTCTTTTGAGATAGGAGATTGATCAGGGCATGTTCTGGTATAGATAGGGTGTATGATTGAGGCTCTATGTAGTATGCGGTCTTTGTAGACTTGTTTGTACAAGTTGCATCCCTGCATGCACTTATTAAAAGTATGAACCATATTGACACAGATCATTTTACTATGGTTAATATTGCTTACTGTTTTTTTCATGCTAATTCTCTACACACATAATCTTACCAACCACTCTGTGTGTCACAAAGTGCAAACTATGATTGATTTGCTGTAAATGATTCACGCGCTACGTTTTGATTTGAAACCTCTATTCCATTCAATTATAAAGACCAAATTGCATATTTTTCCAACGATTACTTTGAAAACGGGCTTCATGTGATGACCATTAATCATAAagttactgttattattattctttttctttctcaaaagaaaaagTTACTGGTATTTTTATGGACTGTCTTATCTTTTAGTTCAAAGTTGGATATATTATGTTGCAGGTCAAGAATCATCCATAATGCAGTAGGAAACTGTATAAAATGCATGGTTATATTGTTCAATATGTTTGTGTTTCTATCATGTGTATGGAATATTCTGTCTAGAGAGATTTCCTTTTCAGGATGTGTTAGATTAATTTTACCATCTGAGTAAAGTTGATGCTTAATACAAGACCTTCACAATAATCGTGTGTTAAAAACATAGGGGGTAAAGACTTGTCAAGAGAAAAAATGGAAGGGgctaaagaaaatttgacattcTAAATATCAGGTGATGCCCGGTGGAATAGAAGAGTTAATTCTTTTTTGGAGAAAAGGTAGCAAAGTTTTTTAACTTGAAATTTTTGATAGAAGAGTTAATTATTGTAGGAAAATGTTGTCCAGTGGTTATTGGTGTAAATTTAACGCTTAATTTTTGGAGCTGTCAAACATCTCAACTAATCTGTGAATTGTGTCACAGCAAGCAAGATGTATTTCGCGTTATTACATAATTGAAGGTaaggatgtttgatatgttgtttCCCTTTCCAGTAAAGGCAACCCCTTTGGTTAGTCATGTACCCACCATAAAGCCTATCAAGTGCTTGTAGATTGCAGACCATTAAACACTGATTTTTCACTTTTCACACCCCTCAGATATTTGTTTATCTTAATGCATACAATTCATATTGGGTTTCACTCTCCACTTTTACTACATCTATTTGTTGAATCACAGTAGTTGGTGTTTTCAGATAGCACTATGTTAATATTGTACTGAATAGTCACAGAGCTAAGCCTTAAATTTTAAGATGTAATTTTCAGTTACCAGATTACTTATAGAATTCCATCTTTTATCATGTTGACTTGCTTTATATGCACGTTAATTGACTCTGTGGTGCTGCAAGATTTTGGCACAGAAAATCTGAAACTTTCTTCTGAATGAACAGGCAACAAGATGTCAGAGCAACTGAGATTGACAAAGTCGACATGCATTTGTCCTTCCGGCCGGGTGATATTATTCGTGCATTGGTGGTAATCTCCTATTAATTTTTATGACTAAGAAAGGATTAAACTGTTAAGTGTATGCTAATCCCCAAAAGCTCCCTAAGGTAAATGTAAAAAGCTAGTAATGTTGTCCAGGCAACtgaagtaaaaaataaatatgcaaagagTAGAAGATTCAAATTCCAAATTCAGAAGACGTGCTACAATGCAGGTTAATGGGTTAAGTGATAGTAGAAGACTGCGGTTGCATTTTAGTCCATCTTTGATCAAAAGAATCATTACGAGCCATTGGCCGTTTGCACTTAATGTTGGCAATATTGGGGAATCTTGGTTGGGATTTCTTGGAACTAAACTTGTTTGTAAAGCTTGTTGACTTGCTTCTTATTGAGTATAATTTGTTATATTCTTTCTTGAAAAGCTATCACTTGGAGATGCACGAGCATATTATCTGTCAACTGCAAAAAATGAGCTGGGCGTGGTATCTGCTGAAAGTGTGGCTGGTAAGACTTTTTTTCATCAACTATTTTATTTTGCTTTTCCATTTTTAGTCGACTTTGTTGATGCTATTAAATTTGATTCAGAACACAACTGACTGGTTCTGAATATTGAATATAAATGAAACATGTACCACCATCTCGCTCACCAGAGTATTTCCACTTGAAATGATCATTGTAAACGCAGATGATGAATTTACTTACTGGAAAAGCATAAGAGAAGTTAGTCATTGTTAATGTAGTTAAACAAAATCTAAAGTTGTATGCAAGCTTCATGTGATATTTGATTCTGCAAAGACATTAAACTTAGTACCTTGTCAAATAAACATTAAACTGAGTAGCATGGCATGTTAAATATCTAGTATATGGAATCAGTGGACAACAAAGGAGGTTTCAAGTTCAAATCCCAACAAAAAGAAACACTAATTGATTATTTTCTCATCTATTTTTCAAAGCCTTAGTGAACAGGGAATTCCCGTACCTATGTTGATGGGGAGGTAGCATGTACCTAGTGAAATAGTCGAGTTGTGCACAAATTGTCTCGGATACCATatgtcataaaaaaataatctatataCGGATTAATTAGAAGTTAAACCTTCTTGTGCAAGTATATTCCAAATTTTCTGTAGAAGTAGCTCCGCTACAGATTGACTTCAAGGAATGAAAGCATTGGGCAATTCTGTCTGTTCTGGAGCTTACCTTATTATTAAGGGAAAAGGGCTTCCTTTTTTTAATAGATGTTGAGATGAGTTAGGGGGGAAGGGCGTAGCTTGAGGCTTTTCCTTCATCTGGAGAAGATTTGAATCCCAAAACATTATCATATGGAGGGGATAGTTGTGTAAAAACCTTTGCATTTCCATCTAAGTTAGATGCTGAGGTATGATTTGAGTTGATATCATAGCCAGTTTAGTTGGAGAAACtactgtattttttttttgattttccacCCGGTGTCCGGAGCCCGTGGAGTCCCGACTAAATCCGGATCGCGCAATGCAGGGCCCATTGGGGGGTGGCGCTTTCAACAAGATTTTTTCCATTCTCAGGGCTCTAACCCGAGACCTCTAGTTAAGGTTGAAGCAGTCCCACCACtgcaccacaacccatgttggTAGAAACTTCTGTATTTATTTATAGGAAGATGTTTATTAGTTATTAGTACATGTTACTGATTTTCCTAGGGTTGCAGAGGTTAGGTTCTTAAAATGTGGTTGATAAACTTTTGCAGGCGGTACCATGGTTCCAATCAGTTGGACAGAAATGCAGTGCCCTCTAACTGGTCAAGTAGAACCGAGAAAGGTGGCCAAAGTTGAAGCTTGAGTAGATCGAATCAGATTGTGTTGCTCTCAAGTCTCAACTGCAAGCACTGTTTTCATTTAAACTGGAATACTGATTTTTGCAGGAGGCAGCTGCCCAATTTTGCTCTTGTATTATATTTAGTGTTCGATAGATTTGCTCctttatatatttgtgtgttaGCTTTACATTTTGTTAGAATGTAGAGGACTTTCTCCTTTCTGCCCACCAGGTGCTGGGGGTTAGTGTGGCGATATGATAGTGTGTAGGTCAAGCTCAGTAAAGTATTGTTTATTTTGTATTGAGCACTTTCATCAGACCATTTTTGAATCTGTTACATATTGTTTGAGAGGTTACTACTTTATGATTGGAGGAAGTTATAAGGTAATGTgttaggggttgtttggtaaTTGGATAAGAATTGATTTTTAATGTATTTGTTTCCGTATAACTTGTACGACGT
This Solanum dulcamara chromosome 1, daSolDulc1.2, whole genome shotgun sequence DNA region includes the following protein-coding sequences:
- the LOC129903313 gene encoding uncharacterized protein LOC129903313, with the protein product MRMTMEAELVTPGQILGKALQLKAGKGAYVSTENGTVYASVTGFRSLIPPASDFVDQRSTVEVTGHKAHGAVPQPGSIVFARVTKVMARTASADIVCVDSKSVREKFTGIIRQQDVRATEIDKVDMHLSFRPGDIIRALVLSLGDARAYYLSTAKNELGVVSAESVAGGTMVPISWTEMQCPLTGQVEPRKVAKVEA